CTGCATCGTGAGGTTGGTGCGGTAGTACACCGCCACCAGCAGCACCCGCTCGGCCAGCGGCAGGCACCACAGCCGACCGCCACTGGGCCCGTCGCCGCCCGCTCCCGCACCACCCTCAACAGGGCCTCGAAACCACTCATCCGCAAGGCCGTGAACGTCTCCACCCACAACCGCTCAGCCGCAACACCCCACCCAGACAGGGAAAATGCTCAGCAGACCACGTTCCACAACACCCTTTAGTCCCGGCCGAACCAGTCGACGCGCCCTACAGGAAAGCGCCACGGCCCATCCAGGACCGCGGGACATGGACCGCGCGTAGTGGGTCGACCAGCTCCGGGAACCAGCCCTCTTGACAGGCCCATTGGGCCGTTCTGCACAGAGCGCCTCTGTACGCCCTCTCTGCGTGCAGACACAACGTCAGTCGTCAGGCTGACTTAGACCGTGTCCTATGTGGTGAGGCGGACGTATCGCTTGTAGCAGCAGATGGCGGCGGCGAGTCCGAGAAAGGCCAGGTAGTTGCGGTGGTCGCGTTCGTAGCGGGGGCTGAGTCTGCGGTAGCCCGACAGCCACGACATGGTGCGCTCGATCACCCATCTACGCCGCCCTAACCGTTCGCTGGACTCGATGCCCTTGCGGGCGATCCGCACTCCAATCCGCTTACCACGCAGCCATTTCCGCAGGTCGGGCCGGTCATATGCCTTGTCGGCGTGCAGGCGCTCGGGGTTGAAGTACCGGCCGCGGTGCGGGTCGTGTCTCGTTTGGTGACCCTCAACCATCGGCTTCAGCCCTTGGCTGTCGTGGGTGTTCCCCGCCGAGACGCCGACGACCAAGGGCAGGCCGTTCGCGTCCGACAGGATGTGCATCTTGGAACCCGGCTTGCCCCTGTCCACGGGGCTCGGACCTGTGAGTTCGCCCCCTTTTTGGCCCTGACGTGGGCTGAGTCCAAGACCACGCGGGAGACGTCGAGCAAGCTGGCATCGTCGAGCCG
This genomic stretch from Streptomyces nigrescens harbors:
- a CDS encoding IS5 family transposase (programmed frameshift), whose amino-acid sequence is MGRGTWSWIVPDGLWEIAKPLIPPSKVRPQGGGSQDTPDETVFAAIIYVLVSGCSWRALPPCFGISKSTAHRRFLIWSRAGVWGRLHEAILHRLDDASLLDVSRVVLDSAHVRAKKGGELTGPSPVDRGKPGSKMHILSDANGLPLVVGVSAGNTHDSQGLKPMVEGHQTRHDPHRGRYFNPERLHADKAYDRPDLRKWLRGKRIGVRIARKGIESSERLGRRRWVIERTMSWLSGYRRLSPRYERDHRNYLAFLGLAAAICCYKRYVRLTT